GATTGGCGTCGCCGAACCGCACCCAGCCGAAATCGATGTGCTTGAGACGGCCGGCGAAACGGTCCTCGGGCGGGACATTCTCGGCCTCCTCGACCAGCGCGACCGTCCGGAAGACCTGCCGGAAGTGATCGGCCTGCTGGGTGGCCACGACATAGAGGCACTCGTGGAACCGGTAGCTTTCCCAGCGCCAGAAGGCGCCGGCCAGATCGCGGGTGGAGTAGAGCGTGGCGCCGTCGGCTTTGCGCAACAGAAGGGGCGGCAACTGCGGGTCGCCTAGATCGACAATCAACGCCCCCTGCGACTCGGACGCCAGCCCGGTGCGGACCAGCCGCTCGATCATCGGCCCCATCCGTTTGTTCAGGTACGCCTCGCCGGTGATCACGTCGAATTCGATCCCGAGGCGGCGGTAGACGCGCATGAACTCGGCGATGGAGAGGTCGCGGAACTGCTGCCAGAGAGCGACCGCGGACGGTTCACCGTCTTCGAGATCCTTGAACGCCTTGCGGGCCTGCTCGTTGAGCGCCTCGTCCCCCTCCGCCTCCTGGTGGAAGCGGACGTACAGCTTGACCAGTTTCTCGACCGCGTTGTCGCTGAGGTCGAGACCGCCGCCCCACTGCCGGTAGGCGACGATCATCTTGCCAAACTGCGTGCCCCAGTCGCCGAGGTAATTCATCCCCACCGTCCGGTAGCCGAGCTTGGCGAAGATCCGGCGGAGGGAGTTGCCCAGGATGGTGGTGCGGAGGTGGCCGATACCGAAGGGTTTGGCGATGTTGACCGAGGAATACTCGACGAGCTCGGTCTTCCCCTTGCCCGCCTGCGAACCGCCGTAGTGGTTCGCCTCGGTGAGGATGTCGTCGATGGTTTCGAAAGCGAGCGCCGTGGCGTCGATGCGGGCGTTAAGGAACCCGCCGGCGGCTTCCACCCGGACGAGCATGTCTTTGCCGCCGTTGGCGGGCGAGGCCGCGGCGACTTTGGCGGCGATGGCCGGCGGGGCGTCGCGGAGGAGTTTGCCGAAGCGGAAGACCGGGAGAGCAAAGCGCCCCATGGCCGGGTCTTTGGGCTTTTCGAGGTTGTCGTAGACGAAGTCGGCATCGAACACCTGCGCCGGCCCGGCCTCGCGGTAGACCTCGGGATAGACCTGCCGAAACGCCTTGGCGACGGCATGGGCGAACTGCGCCTTGTACTTGTCTCTGGCCATCACATCCGATATCGCTTTCCCTACGCTCCGCGCTGCCGCCGGGGGACGGTCCCGGCGCCTCAGAGGCTGCGGCCGACCGCCGAGGCAATGATGCCGATTTCTGTCACCAGTTGCGCATACTGCTCGAAAAAGAGCGTCTGCGCGCCGTCGGAGAGCGCCTGGTCGGGGTCATAGTGGACCTCGATCATGAGGCCGTCGGCGCCCGCCGCCACCGCGGCGCGCGCCATCGGCGCCACCTTGTCGCGCAACCCGGTGCCGTGCGACGGATCGACGATGACCGGAAGGTGGGTCAGCTTTTTCAGCACCGGGATCGCCGAAATGTCGAGCGTGTTGCGCGTGGCGCTCTCAAAGGTGCGGATACCGCGCTCGCACAAAACCACGTTATGGTTGCCGCCGGCCATAATGTACTCGGCGGCCATCAATAACTCCTTCAAGGTAGCCGACATGCCGCGCTTTAGCAAGATCGGTTTATCGATTTTCCCCAGCTCCTTCAGGAGCGCGAAATTCTGCATGTTGCGGGCACCGACCTGGATGATGTCGACATACTTGAGGGCCGGGATGATATCGAGGCGGTCCATCACCTCGGAAACCACGCGCAGCCCGTTCTCGTCGGCCGCCTCGCGCAGATACTTGAGCCCCTCCTCGCCGAGCCCCTGGAACGAGTATGGGGAACTGCGCGGCTTGTACGCCCCGCCCCGCAGCAGGAGCGTGCCGGTCGACCGCACAAAGGCGGCGATTTTCCTGATCTGCTCCCGGCTCTCGACCGAGCAGGGGCCGGCGATGAGAGCGACCCGCTCGCCGCCGATCGCCGCCTCCCCCGTCCGCACCACCGTGTTGTGCCGGCGGAAAGTGCGGCCGGTGAGCTTGTAGGGCTCGGTGATGCGGATGACCTCCTGCACGCCCTCGAGAATCTCGAAATTGCGGGCGTCGAGCGCCCGGGTGTTGCCGACCACCCCGAGCACCGTCTGGAGGGCGCCCGTGGAGCGATGGACGTCGAACCCCAGGTCGATGAGTTTCGCGATCACCTGCTGGATCTGTGCGTCGCTGGCCTGCTCCTGCATGATGACGATCATGGGGTCTCTTTCATTCCGACGGCGTGTCGTACACTTCGGTGCGTTCGAGGCGGCGGGATTCATCGATAATCCGTTCAAACAGCCGTGCGACTGCGTCGCCGGGCAGGGGGCCGCGGTTTTGACCGACGACCTGTTCGAGGATCTGTTTCTCTCGGGCCGGGTCAAACACCGGCAGCCTGTCGGCCCGCTTGAGCCGGGCCAAATCGAGCACCAGCCCGGCCCGCTCGTTGAGCAGGCTGAGAAGCCGCCGGTCGAGGGCGTCAATCTGATCGCGCAGTCTGTCGATACCTTTCGCCGTCATGGGAGAACGCGCCTCACGGTGTCCAGAAACCGGCCCACCTCGGTCGCCGCTTGCCGTTTCGTGGCGGCCGAGCGGATCACTTCGACCAGGGCCGAGCCGATGACGACGCCGTCGGCATAGCGCGCCATCCGCCGCGCGGCGGCCGGGCCGTTGACGCCGAACCCGGCGACGAACGGCCGGGTCAGAACCGCCGTCAGCCGCCGCAGATACGCGTCGGTCGCTTCGCCAAAGGTCTTCCCCGTGCCGGTGACCCCGGTCACGGTCACAGCATATACAAAATCGGTCGATGATTTGTCAATCAGTTTTACGCGTTCGGGAGTCGAGGTGGGGGCGACCAAAAAGACGGTCGACAGACCCTGCCGCCGCGCCGCTCGGCGGTAGGACACCGCTTCTTCGATTGGAAGATCGGGAATGATCAGGCCATCGACCCCGGCCGCGGCCGCATCCTCCAGAAACCGCTCCTCGCCGTACGCGAGGAGGGGATTGTAGTAGCCCATGAGGATGAACGGGAGATCCAGCCGCGCCCGCAGGTCGGCGATGCCGTCGAGCAAAACGGCGAGGCTGAGGCCGTTCCGGAGGGCGCAATGAGAGGAGAACTGGATCGCCGGGCCGTCGGCCAGCGGGTCGGAGAAGGGTATGCCGATCTCGATTATGTCCGCACCCGCCGCGGCGGCCGTGCCGACCAGCGCCCGCCACACCGCCGGGTCGGGAAAGCCGGCGGTGAAAAACGGCGCCAGCAGTTTGTGCCCGGGCCGTCGGGCCGACAACAGGCGGGACACGCGACTCATCGGAAGGTCTTCCCCGCTTTCCCCACAATCGCCATGTCCTTGTCGCCCCGGCCGGAGAGGTTGACCACGATCCGGTCGGATTTTCCGAACCGGCGGGCCGCTTTGACCATCCAGGCCAGCGCATGAGCCGTCTCCAGGGCCGGGATGATGCCTTCCAGACGGCTCACCAGGCGAAAGGCGGCGAGAGCCTCGCGATCGGTCACCGCAACATACTCCACCCGGCCCGCATCCTTGAGGAAGGCATGCTCCGGACCGACACCGGGGTAGTCCAGTCCGGCCGATACCGAATGCGGCAGAACGACCTGGCCGTCTCGGTCGTACAGGAGGTAACTGTAGGTCCCGTGCAGCACGCCGGGTTTTCCGCGGGTGAGGGTGGCGGCGTGGCGCCCGGAACGCAGCCCGAGGCCGGCCGCCTCCACACCGAAAAGGCGAACAGCGTCGTGGCGCAGAAACGGGGCGAAGAGGCCGATCGCGTTCGAGCCGCCGCCGACGCAGGCCACGAGGGCGTCGGGAAGGGCCCCAAATCTCCGGCGGCACTGGGCGAGGGTCTCGCGCCCGATGACCGACTGGAAATCGCGCACGATCATCGGGTACGGGTGCGGGCCGACGACTGAGCCGATGACATAAAACGTGTCGCGCACGTTGGTGACCCAGTCGCGCAGGGCCTCGCTCGTGGCGTCCTTCAGGGTCCGGGAGCCGCTCTCCACCGGGACGACGGCCGCCCCGAGGAGAGCCATTTTCTCGACGTTGGGTTTCTGGCGGACGATATCCTCGGCCCCCATGTAGACGATGCAGGTCAGGCCGAAACGAGCGCACGCGGCGGCGGTCGCCAGGCCGTGCTGGCCGGCGCCGGTTTCGGCGATCACTCGCCGCTTGCCCATGCGCCGGGCCAGGAGGATCTGCCCGAGCACGTTGTTGATCTTGTGGGCGCCCGTGTGATTGAGGTCTTCGCGCTTGAAATAAACCGCACGGCCGACCCGCTCGGAGAACCGTTCCGCAAAATACAGCGGGGTCGGCCGCCCGACAAAATCGCGGAGGTGCCCGCCCAGCTCGCGCCGAAACTCCGGCGTGCGCGCAATCCCCCGGTAGGCCCGCTCGAGGTCATCGAGCGCGGCCATGACGGTTTCGGGGACATAGCGGCCGCCGTAGGGGCCAAACCGCCCGCGCCGATCGGGCTGTCGCCTAGTCCGCCTTGGCATAGCGTAGCCGGTTGGCGACCTCAAAGAATCGTTTCATCTTCTCCGCCGATTTGACGCCGGGCGCCTCCTCGACCCCGGAGTTCACATCCACCACGAGCGGTTGGAACGTCCGCACTCCCTCGGCCAGGTTGTCGGCCGTGATGCCTCCGGCCAGCATGAGATTGACAATCGGCACGGGCGGGCGGATGCGCCAGTCGAAAGCGGTCCCGGTGCCGCCGGCAAGGGCGCCAGACGGGTGGTCGACCATGACGATGTCGGCCGGGTCGGTGTAGAAGGCCGCGTAGTCGGACGGGCGCCGGACCGTGCGCAGGCGGATCGTCCGGAAACCCACGCGCCGCGCCCTGCGAACGTCGTCATCGGTATACGGTCCGTGGAGCTGAAGGAAATCGAGATCGAGCCGCGCGGCGGTGGCGAGAACCCGGTCAAGAGGGTCATCGACAAACACGCCGACGCGGTGCACGACCGGCGGGAGCTTCGTGATAATGGCCGCGGCCGCATCGGGGCTGACCCGGCGCGGGGAGCGGGAGTAGAAAATCAGGCCGATCAGGTCGGCCCCGTTGGTGACCGCCACCGCGGCGTCCTCGGGGCGGGTTATACCGCACACTTTCACGCGAAACGGAATCATACGCCGCGCAACTCCTGCAGGAGGGCCGCCGGGTTGGAGGAAGTCACCAGCGCCTCGCCGATCAGGAACGCCCGGTAGCCCGCCCGCTCGAGCCGCCGGACGTCCTCCCGTGCGCGTATACCCGACTCGGCGATTTTGATTACCGCCGCCGGGATGA
The nucleotide sequence above comes from Candidatus Zixiibacteriota bacterium. Encoded proteins:
- a CDS encoding chorismate mutase, which encodes MTAKGIDRLRDQIDALDRRLLSLLNERAGLVLDLARLKRADRLPVFDPAREKQILEQVVGQNRGPLPGDAVARLFERIIDESRRLERTEVYDTPSE
- a CDS encoding phosphoribosylanthranilate isomerase, producing the protein MIPFRVKVCGITRPEDAAVAVTNGADLIGLIFYSRSPRRVSPDAAAAIITKLPPVVHRVGVFVDDPLDRVLATAARLDLDFLQLHGPYTDDDVRRARRVGFRTIRLRTVRRPSDYAAFYTDPADIVMVDHPSGALAGGTGTAFDWRIRPPVPIVNLMLAGGITADNLAEGVRTFQPLVVDVNSGVEEAPGVKSAEKMKRFFEVANRLRYAKAD
- the trpB gene encoding tryptophan synthase subunit beta, which gives rise to MPRRTRRQPDRRGRFGPYGGRYVPETVMAALDDLERAYRGIARTPEFRRELGGHLRDFVGRPTPLYFAERFSERVGRAVYFKREDLNHTGAHKINNVLGQILLARRMGKRRVIAETGAGQHGLATAAACARFGLTCIVYMGAEDIVRQKPNVEKMALLGAAVVPVESGSRTLKDATSEALRDWVTNVRDTFYVIGSVVGPHPYPMIVRDFQSVIGRETLAQCRRRFGALPDALVACVGGGSNAIGLFAPFLRHDAVRLFGVEAAGLGLRSGRHAATLTRGKPGVLHGTYSYLLYDRDGQVVLPHSVSAGLDYPGVGPEHAFLKDAGRVEYVAVTDREALAAFRLVSRLEGIIPALETAHALAWMVKAARRFGKSDRIVVNLSGRGDKDMAIVGKAGKTFR
- the argS gene encoding arginine--tRNA ligase; this translates as MARDKYKAQFAHAVAKAFRQVYPEVYREAGPAQVFDADFVYDNLEKPKDPAMGRFALPVFRFGKLLRDAPPAIAAKVAAASPANGGKDMLVRVEAAGGFLNARIDATALAFETIDDILTEANHYGGSQAGKGKTELVEYSSVNIAKPFGIGHLRTTILGNSLRRIFAKLGYRTVGMNYLGDWGTQFGKMIVAYRQWGGGLDLSDNAVEKLVKLYVRFHQEAEGDEALNEQARKAFKDLEDGEPSAVALWQQFRDLSIAEFMRVYRRLGIEFDVITGEAYLNKRMGPMIERLVRTGLASESQGALIVDLGDPQLPPLLLRKADGATLYSTRDLAGAFWRWESYRFHECLYVVATQQADHFRQVFRTVALVEEAENVPPEDRFAGRLKHIDFGWVRFGDANLSTRAGNIIFLEDVIDKAVALAREKIAEKNPGLVAIEDTAEMIGIGAVMFSQMSVRRQKDVNFDWDEVLSFEGETGPYLQYTHARLCSLLRNYGREVSPSFDPVLLERNEEQRVIEALADFPEAVADAARAYDPFYVAAHLIRLAGAFNKLYQRKNEDGRIDKIISDDPALTEARIALVKAVQIVINEGLRLLGIRAPEEM
- the trpA gene encoding tryptophan synthase subunit alpha — protein: MSRVSRLLSARRPGHKLLAPFFTAGFPDPAVWRALVGTAAAAGADIIEIGIPFSDPLADGPAIQFSSHCALRNGLSLAVLLDGIADLRARLDLPFILMGYYNPLLAYGEERFLEDAAAAGVDGLIIPDLPIEEAVSYRRAARRQGLSTVFLVAPTSTPERVKLIDKSSTDFVYAVTVTGVTGTGKTFGEATDAYLRRLTAVLTRPFVAGFGVNGPAAARRMARYADGVVIGSALVEVIRSAATKRQAATEVGRFLDTVRRVLP
- the aroF gene encoding 3-deoxy-7-phosphoheptulonate synthase; its protein translation is MIVIMQEQASDAQIQQVIAKLIDLGFDVHRSTGALQTVLGVVGNTRALDARNFEILEGVQEVIRITEPYKLTGRTFRRHNTVVRTGEAAIGGERVALIAGPCSVESREQIRKIAAFVRSTGTLLLRGGAYKPRSSPYSFQGLGEEGLKYLREAADENGLRVVSEVMDRLDIIPALKYVDIIQVGARNMQNFALLKELGKIDKPILLKRGMSATLKELLMAAEYIMAGGNHNVVLCERGIRTFESATRNTLDISAIPVLKKLTHLPVIVDPSHGTGLRDKVAPMARAAVAAGADGLMIEVHYDPDQALSDGAQTLFFEQYAQLVTEIGIIASAVGRSL